One window of the Natronomonas marina genome contains the following:
- a CDS encoding ABC transporter substrate-binding protein, whose protein sequence is MRDVLNRREYLKLTTGATGVFALSGCTGNGNGGGNGNGNGNGNGNGNGNGNGQSAVPLPSITNRSGPGSENGIPIAEAEGDLIQYINDEDLLDIDLEYHDRDAAYDPTQILEVYEAFKNEYEPGMILGDGSPSGHTLAETTAADEILQIIPFGTLSPAVGVENSYHATISNDYITQNRAALELIAQEDPGAKVNLIVPPGNPAGVESAPALQYAEELDLERGEVVDHELQAASADSLMERMAANDVDWAVHTTGAPAHTVVLSSRAEVYPELNLVGVGPACTERRAAQSPDLYEGTYWISSMKTFDEVAFGDGPGADVLQTVWERYRDEDLENADPEVAVVDYIRGMAMVDLARRILEITLERDADPESGPDLRESLYMIEDYAGWETMAPRTYTEEDPRGNMAARAYVAGDGEWEFLNEIVLERDDEWLPSEML, encoded by the coding sequence ATGCGGGACGTTCTCAACAGACGGGAGTACCTGAAGCTGACCACCGGCGCTACCGGCGTGTTCGCCCTCAGCGGGTGTACGGGCAACGGCAACGGTGGCGGCAACGGCAACGGGAATGGCAACGGCAACGGGAATGGCAACGGTAACGGCAACGGCCAGTCGGCAGTGCCGCTCCCGTCGATAACCAACCGGAGCGGTCCGGGGTCGGAGAACGGCATTCCGATAGCGGAGGCCGAGGGCGACCTGATCCAGTACATAAACGACGAGGATCTGCTGGACATCGACCTCGAGTACCACGACAGGGACGCGGCCTACGATCCGACCCAGATACTGGAGGTCTACGAGGCGTTCAAAAACGAGTACGAGCCCGGGATGATACTCGGCGACGGGAGCCCGTCGGGGCACACGCTCGCCGAGACGACGGCGGCCGACGAGATACTCCAGATCATCCCGTTCGGGACGCTGAGCCCGGCGGTCGGGGTCGAGAACTCCTACCACGCGACGATCTCGAACGACTACATCACACAGAACCGCGCCGCCCTGGAGCTCATCGCCCAGGAGGACCCCGGCGCGAAGGTGAACCTCATCGTCCCGCCGGGGAATCCGGCGGGCGTCGAGTCGGCGCCGGCGCTGCAGTACGCCGAGGAACTCGACCTCGAGAGGGGCGAGGTCGTCGACCACGAACTCCAGGCGGCCAGCGCGGACTCGCTCATGGAGCGGATGGCGGCGAACGACGTCGACTGGGCGGTCCACACCACCGGTGCGCCGGCGCATACGGTCGTTCTCTCCTCGCGGGCCGAGGTCTACCCCGAGTTGAACCTGGTCGGCGTCGGCCCGGCGTGTACGGAGCGACGCGCCGCCCAGAGTCCCGACCTCTACGAGGGCACCTACTGGATCAGTTCGATGAAGACGTTCGACGAGGTGGCCTTCGGCGACGGGCCGGGCGCGGACGTCCTCCAGACGGTGTGGGAGCGGTACCGCGACGAGGACCTCGAGAACGCCGACCCGGAGGTCGCCGTCGTCGACTACATCCGGGGCATGGCCATGGTCGATCTCGCACGCCGTATCCTCGAGATTACGCTGGAGCGGGACGCGGACCCGGAGAGCGGCCCGGACCTCCGCGAGAGCCTCTACATGATCGAGGACTACGCCGGCTGGGAGACGATGGCGCCCCGGACCTACACAGAGGAGGACCCGCGGGGGAACATGGCTGCCCGCGCCTACGTCGCCGGCGACGGCGAGTGGGAGTTCCTGAACGAGATCGTCCTCGAGCGGGATGACGAGTGGCTCCCGAGCGAGATGCTCTGA
- a CDS encoding MBL fold metallo-hydrolase produces the protein MHRVELGAPRTLEGANSAYVLPDAGAVVDPGPPTADSWERLTAGIRRTGLDIEDVDHVLVTHWHGDHSGLAPRLADRAGASVYVHPADAAIVRDYAGSRPRRRRRAARTLERWGTPGDVVEAVRRRDSSGAGMSQCPVVELSDGDEVAGLDVLHTPGHTCGHVAYEGRDGPFVGDVVLPTYTPNVGGSDVRVEEPLETYLRSLGRLAGSADVAFPGHGEAFELDERIEEIVEHHEERNRRICSILLDRAEPSTPWTVATALFGEMEGVHAQMGVGEAAAHMGYLTRRGAVERVDDDPLTVRLEERPEPRTYRIDLSA, from the coding sequence ATGCACCGTGTGGAACTCGGCGCCCCCCGAACGCTCGAGGGGGCCAACAGCGCGTACGTGCTCCCCGACGCCGGTGCGGTCGTCGATCCCGGCCCCCCGACGGCGGACTCCTGGGAGCGGCTGACCGCCGGTATCCGGCGGACCGGCCTGGACATCGAGGACGTCGATCACGTCCTCGTCACCCACTGGCACGGCGACCACTCCGGGCTGGCCCCCCGCCTCGCCGACCGGGCGGGGGCGTCGGTGTACGTCCACCCGGCCGACGCCGCCATCGTCCGCGACTACGCGGGCAGCCGCCCCCGGCGCCGGCGCCGGGCCGCCCGGACGCTGGAGCGGTGGGGGACGCCCGGCGACGTCGTCGAGGCGGTCCGACGGCGGGACAGCAGCGGTGCCGGCATGTCGCAGTGTCCGGTCGTGGAACTCTCCGACGGGGACGAGGTCGCCGGTCTCGACGTCCTCCACACGCCGGGCCACACCTGCGGCCACGTCGCCTACGAGGGCCGGGACGGGCCCTTCGTGGGCGACGTCGTCCTCCCGACGTACACGCCCAACGTCGGCGGTTCCGACGTGCGAGTCGAGGAGCCGCTGGAGACGTATCTACGCTCGCTCGGCCGTCTCGCCGGATCGGCCGACGTGGCGTTCCCCGGACATGGCGAGGCGTTCGAACTCGACGAGCGGATCGAGGAGATCGTCGAACACCACGAGGAGCGCAACCGGCGGATCTGCTCGATCCTGCTCGATCGGGCGGAGCCGTCGACGCCGTGGACGGTGGCGACGGCGCTGTTCGGCGAGATGGAGGGCGTCCACGCCCAGATGGGCGTCGGCGAGGCGGCCGCCCACATGGGGTACCTGACGCGACGGGGCGCCGTCGAGCGGGTCGACGACGACCCCCTGACCGTCCGCCTCGAGGAGCGGCCGGAACCGCGGACCTACCGGATCGACCTCTCCGCCTAG
- a CDS encoding VOC family protein has product MVDVLEIDRVVIASGDMEETVEQFERLGLSFGEGMSFQLGEEALSGRMDYSGVDIISPASDGEIARFVEEEGPGLYGISLRVSDAEAARQHLAEEGIEPFQQYQEGEFLEFFYHPRHFSGVMVIVAEYPATHPLEAFVTTERRGSDAAE; this is encoded by the coding sequence ATGGTCGACGTTCTGGAGATCGACAGGGTAGTCATCGCGTCGGGCGACATGGAGGAAACCGTAGAACAGTTCGAACGACTCGGGCTGTCGTTCGGCGAGGGGATGTCGTTCCAGCTCGGGGAGGAGGCGCTGTCCGGCCGCATGGACTACAGCGGCGTGGACATCATCTCGCCCGCATCGGACGGCGAGATCGCCCGGTTCGTCGAGGAGGAGGGCCCGGGGCTGTACGGCATCTCCCTGCGGGTCTCCGACGCCGAGGCCGCTCGGCAGCACCTCGCCGAGGAGGGGATCGAGCCCTTCCAGCAGTACCAGGAGGGGGAGTTCCTGGAGTTCTTCTATCACCCGCGGCACTTCTCGGGCGTCATGGTCATCGTCGCCGAGTACCCGGCCACCCACCCGCTGGAGGCGTTCGTAACGACCGAGCGGCGCGGCTCGGACGCGGCGGAGTGA
- a CDS encoding zinc-binding dehydrogenase, with product MRASVTTDTGDLDVVEIREVPKPEVGPTDVLVEVGASAVNYVDIWLRQGMEGDVPRVTGVDVAGEVVEAGADADRDVGDRVVLYWNTTHCGRCEHCLHGDITMCPDYGGLGISRDGGHAEYVAVDSRFAVPIPDDIPFTEAAAFPTGFGTAWRALVTRADVDQGEDVLVTGASGSVGHAAVQVATEAGARVIACTSADWKADRLRELGADHVIDYTDVALEEAVDELTDGRGVDVVLESIGGDTYRRGVQSLVRGGRLVTFGATTGDAEAAMLPHVFWKQLEVIGSTGATLGEFHDVVDRYRDGAFQPVVDSVISLEELPDAQRKLADRGVFGKIVVEP from the coding sequence ATGCGTGCATCAGTCACGACGGACACCGGCGACCTCGACGTGGTCGAAATCAGGGAGGTCCCGAAACCGGAGGTCGGCCCGACCGACGTCCTCGTCGAGGTCGGTGCCAGCGCCGTAAATTACGTCGACATCTGGCTCCGGCAGGGCATGGAGGGGGACGTCCCGCGAGTGACCGGCGTCGACGTCGCCGGAGAGGTCGTCGAGGCCGGCGCGGACGCCGACCGGGACGTCGGCGATCGCGTCGTGCTGTACTGGAACACGACCCACTGCGGTCGGTGCGAGCACTGTCTCCACGGCGACATCACGATGTGTCCCGACTACGGCGGGCTCGGCATCAGCCGCGACGGTGGCCACGCGGAGTACGTCGCCGTCGACTCCCGGTTCGCCGTCCCGATCCCGGACGACATCCCGTTCACCGAGGCCGCCGCCTTCCCGACCGGGTTCGGGACCGCCTGGCGGGCGCTCGTGACGCGGGCGGACGTCGACCAGGGGGAGGACGTCCTCGTCACGGGCGCGAGCGGGAGCGTCGGCCACGCCGCGGTCCAGGTCGCAACGGAGGCCGGCGCCCGCGTGATCGCCTGTACGTCCGCCGACTGGAAGGCCGACCGACTGCGCGAACTCGGCGCGGACCACGTTATCGACTACACGGATGTCGCCCTCGAGGAGGCGGTCGACGAGCTGACCGACGGCCGGGGAGTCGACGTGGTCCTGGAATCGATCGGGGGCGACACCTACCGACGGGGCGTACAGAGCCTGGTCCGCGGCGGTCGCCTCGTCACGTTCGGCGCCACGACCGGCGACGCCGAGGCCGCCATGCTCCCGCACGTCTTCTGGAAGCAACTCGAGGTGATCGGATCGACCGGCGCGACGCTCGGGGAGTTCCACGACGTCGTCGACCGCTACCGCGACGGCGCCTTCCAGCCCGTCGTCGACAGCGTGATTTCGCTGGAAGAACTCCCGGACGCCCAGCGAAAGCTGGCGGACCGGGGCGTGTTCGGAAAGATCGTCGTCGAACCGTAG
- a CDS encoding acyl-CoA thioesterase has product MTDYEYTYPIDIRYRDIDTQRIVNNGVFPTYLTEARTGYFEEVLGRAAEEIQDIVTARMEIDYLEPVERGDDLTVHLRCSDVGASSFTIEYEIRADGNPAARATTVQVYIDPETGESRAIEPDVRRRFAPE; this is encoded by the coding sequence ATGACCGATTACGAGTACACCTACCCGATCGATATCAGGTACCGCGACATCGACACGCAGCGAATCGTCAACAACGGCGTCTTCCCGACGTACCTGACGGAGGCCCGGACCGGCTACTTCGAGGAGGTTCTCGGGCGGGCCGCCGAGGAGATACAGGACATCGTCACCGCGCGAATGGAGATCGATTACCTCGAACCGGTCGAACGCGGCGACGACCTGACCGTTCATCTGCGGTGTTCGGACGTCGGCGCCTCGAGCTTCACCATCGAGTACGAGATCCGCGCCGACGGGAACCCGGCCGCCCGGGCGACGACCGTCCAGGTGTACATCGACCCCGAGACTGGCGAGTCGCGGGCCATCGAACCCGACGTTCGCCGGCGGTTCGCCCCCGAGTGA
- a CDS encoding MaoC family dehydratase encodes MAGNPWQSYYDELVVGEEYTSIARTITETDLVAYANATGCWFPLHTDREFAERTRFGEPVVQGTFLLGLAEGLLFTNRPSGIRANAGIDDVSFERPVFVGDTVRFRVRVLDTEDVDEETGIVTVEIRGLKEDGDAFLEYENRLLMVTREAADE; translated from the coding sequence ATGGCGGGCAACCCCTGGCAGAGCTACTACGACGAACTCGTGGTGGGCGAGGAGTACACGTCCATCGCACGGACCATCACCGAGACCGACCTCGTCGCCTACGCGAACGCGACCGGCTGTTGGTTCCCCCTGCACACCGACCGGGAGTTCGCGGAGCGGACCCGGTTCGGCGAACCGGTGGTGCAGGGGACCTTCCTGCTCGGTCTCGCGGAGGGGCTGTTGTTCACGAACCGACCGTCCGGCATCCGCGCCAACGCCGGGATCGACGACGTCTCCTTCGAGCGGCCGGTCTTCGTCGGCGACACGGTCCGGTTTCGGGTCCGGGTCCTCGACACGGAGGACGTCGACGAGGAGACCGGCATCGTGACGGTCGAGATCCGTGGCCTGAAAGAAGACGGGGACGCGTTCCTCGAGTACGAAAACCGGCTCCTGATGGTCACCCGCGAGGCCGCCGACGAGTAA
- a CDS encoding AMP-binding protein, producing MADPYTTGSLRGDPPIEDRHVQDTIGALVRRSARRHPEKEAFRFRGESHSFAEVDELTNRFANGIRDLGVEQGDRVAVLAKNSFKFLVTWLGTAKSGAVHVPLHGELKAHEYDFFVEKASPRLLVVDEELLERVGDRIDEWDVPYVPFSYEPGESVDPAVVPEPAPAAGFHDLLEEADPGDPGVPIDRDDVVQMLFTSGTTSRPKGVMHSHSNFVSQYFTCVSEIPVRRDDRTLAVMPMFHVAQLHNITMPGLYVGASQVILREFDPETILETMEGEDITMVLLFASLYRQMADHDDFEAYDLSSFRRAVYALQMSGEELQERFDVPFVKLFGMTETASVTTVLDLENHPEKLGSIGYPAGNAEVALMDERGNLLDTGEVGEIVYRGGQVMDGYFREPERTEEAFEHGWFHSGDLGRFDEDGVLWFVDRKKDVIKTGGENVSSVEVEDTLRAHPDVAEAAVVGLPHERWDEAITAFVTPKTDDVSEAELLEHCKAELAGYKVPKSIVLVESYPESASGKIRKHQLREEYEDHYG from the coding sequence ATGGCTGACCCATACACCACAGGAAGTCTCCGGGGGGACCCCCCCATCGAGGACCGGCACGTCCAGGACACGATCGGCGCGCTGGTGCGTCGGAGCGCGCGGCGCCACCCCGAGAAGGAGGCGTTCCGCTTCCGCGGGGAGTCCCACAGCTTCGCCGAGGTCGACGAACTCACGAACCGGTTCGCCAACGGGATCCGTGATCTCGGCGTCGAACAGGGCGACCGGGTCGCCGTGCTCGCCAAGAACTCCTTCAAGTTCCTGGTGACGTGGCTCGGGACCGCAAAGAGCGGCGCCGTCCACGTCCCGCTGCACGGCGAGCTCAAGGCCCACGAGTACGACTTCTTCGTCGAGAAGGCGAGCCCGCGGCTGCTCGTCGTCGACGAGGAGCTCCTCGAACGGGTCGGCGACCGCATCGACGAGTGGGACGTGCCGTACGTCCCCTTCAGCTACGAGCCCGGCGAGTCGGTCGATCCGGCCGTCGTTCCCGAGCCGGCACCGGCGGCGGGGTTCCACGACCTACTGGAGGAGGCGGACCCCGGCGACCCCGGCGTACCGATCGACCGCGACGACGTCGTCCAGATGCTCTTCACGAGCGGGACCACCTCCCGGCCGAAGGGGGTGATGCACTCGCACTCGAACTTCGTCTCGCAGTACTTCACCTGCGTCTCCGAGATTCCGGTCAGACGCGACGACCGGACGCTCGCGGTGATGCCGATGTTCCACGTCGCCCAGCTTCACAACATCACCATGCCGGGGCTCTACGTCGGGGCCTCGCAGGTCATCCTCCGGGAGTTCGACCCGGAGACCATCCTGGAGACGATGGAGGGCGAGGACATCACGATGGTCCTGCTGTTCGCCTCGCTGTACCGCCAGATGGCCGACCACGACGACTTCGAGGCGTACGACCTGAGTTCGTTCCGGCGTGCGGTGTACGCCTTACAGATGTCCGGCGAGGAACTGCAGGAGCGCTTCGACGTCCCGTTCGTGAAGCTGTTCGGCATGACCGAGACCGCGTCGGTGACGACCGTTCTCGACCTGGAGAACCACCCGGAGAAACTCGGTTCGATCGGCTATCCCGCCGGGAACGCCGAGGTCGCGCTCATGGACGAACGCGGGAACCTCCTCGATACCGGCGAGGTCGGCGAGATCGTCTACCGGGGCGGACAGGTGATGGACGGCTACTTCCGCGAACCCGAGCGGACCGAGGAGGCGTTCGAGCACGGCTGGTTCCACAGCGGCGACCTCGGTCGGTTCGACGAGGACGGCGTCCTCTGGTTCGTCGATCGCAAGAAGGACGTCATCAAGACCGGCGGCGAGAACGTCTCCAGCGTCGAGGTCGAGGACACGCTCCGGGCCCACCCCGACGTCGCCGAGGCGGCCGTCGTGGGGCTGCCCCACGAACGGTGGGACGAGGCGATCACGGCGTTCGTGACGCCGAAGACCGACGACGTCAGCGAGGCGGAACTGCTCGAGCACTGCAAGGCCGAACTCGCCGGGTACAAGGTCCCGAAATCGATCGTACTCGTCGAGTCATACCCCGAGAGCGCCTCGGGCAAGATACGGAAACACCAGCTCCGCGAGGAGTACGAGGACCACTACGGCTGA
- a CDS encoding acetone carboxylase subunit gamma produces the protein MSTNDARSIEEVRDGDDRTVGDYLAVEDGSFACAKCGHDLGPVDGNYKEHLALRERDVEDLGDLWIDPSILLDEDIVFREFLCPGCATRLATESCRRDDPIVNGLRLDPETL, from the coding sequence ATGAGCACGAACGACGCCAGGAGCATCGAGGAGGTACGGGACGGAGACGACCGGACGGTCGGCGACTACCTCGCCGTCGAGGACGGGTCCTTCGCGTGTGCCAAGTGCGGCCACGACCTGGGTCCGGTCGACGGCAACTACAAGGAACACCTCGCGTTGCGCGAACGCGACGTCGAGGACCTCGGCGACCTGTGGATCGATCCGTCGATCCTGCTCGACGAGGACATCGTGTTCCGGGAGTTCCTCTGTCCGGGCTGTGCGACCCGTCTGGCGACCGAGTCCTGTCGACGCGACGACCCGATCGTAAACGGCCTCCGGCTGGATCCGGAGACGCTGTAG
- a CDS encoding hydantoinase B/oxoprolinase family protein, which translates to MAAEESTDVSADLDISEFDGVQKPYIPPGDLDVPGDVPMHTDTVDEVDPVTYEVVRHSLWNNNLEAGETIENLAVSKITLETRDFNTAINLEDGGFVYYGPYLQYFAGVLDWNIKWILENRSEDPGIEPGDMFLQNDPWVGSPHQPDVALLCPVFHDGELFCWVSNVMHQNDVGGTVPGSFCQNAPDIYSDPTPIPPIKIVEDGELRDDIVDYYGRHSRQPEHLGLDLRAAIAGNNLAKRRVKDLIESYGADTVKSVMHEVSDSSENALEDKLDAIPDGEWRARSFHEAAMTGDDHVYEVEVGLRKEGDRVVFDNKGTHENVEGAINFSLAGFRGCLLTMLNLLMTPGEMGAVGGVARRVSFDPEPQTLSCPDYGHALSPSGQYNTMLHLAAANRVIAKMMLSSDDEDLRRKALSTTHAQWSMCINEGTNQRGDYFVGPMLDQMVGTSAATPYEDGQFADGVPYVPEGIGPNVETYERDWPLLYLYRREQPNSGGSGYRRGGTGGEIAYIQHKGGFVPGVYTHDTQPKTLGLMGGGPASRMQLQFVRDADYEERFDRGELPESADELEGDVDYPPPKGFGTELGENDVVELAWMGAGSYGDPLDREPDRVAADVEEGHVTEAYAREEYGVVLTDDGDVDTEATSERRAEIREQRLDEARTDFEELTE; encoded by the coding sequence ATGGCAGCTGAGGAGAGCACCGACGTCTCGGCCGACCTCGACATCTCGGAGTTCGACGGCGTCCAGAAGCCCTACATCCCGCCGGGTGACCTCGACGTCCCCGGCGACGTGCCGATGCACACCGACACCGTCGACGAGGTCGATCCGGTCACCTACGAGGTCGTCCGCCACAGCCTCTGGAACAACAACCTCGAGGCCGGCGAGACCATCGAGAACCTCGCGGTCTCGAAGATCACCCTCGAGACGCGGGACTTCAACACCGCGATCAACCTCGAGGACGGCGGCTTCGTCTACTACGGGCCGTACCTGCAGTACTTCGCCGGGGTGCTGGACTGGAACATCAAGTGGATCCTCGAGAACCGCTCGGAGGACCCCGGCATCGAGCCCGGGGACATGTTCCTCCAGAACGACCCCTGGGTCGGCTCGCCCCACCAGCCGGACGTGGCGCTGCTGTGTCCGGTGTTCCACGACGGCGAGCTGTTCTGCTGGGTGTCGAACGTCATGCACCAGAACGACGTCGGCGGCACCGTCCCGGGGAGCTTCTGTCAGAACGCGCCGGACATCTACTCGGACCCGACGCCGATCCCGCCGATCAAGATCGTCGAGGACGGCGAACTTCGGGACGACATCGTCGACTACTACGGCCGTCACTCCCGGCAGCCGGAGCATCTCGGCCTGGACCTGCGGGCCGCCATCGCGGGGAACAACCTCGCAAAGCGGCGCGTGAAGGACCTCATCGAGAGCTACGGCGCCGACACGGTCAAGTCGGTCATGCACGAGGTGTCCGACAGCTCCGAGAACGCCCTCGAGGACAAACTCGACGCGATCCCCGATGGCGAGTGGCGCGCCCGCTCGTTCCACGAGGCGGCGATGACCGGCGACGACCACGTCTACGAGGTCGAGGTCGGCCTCCGCAAGGAGGGCGACCGGGTCGTCTTCGACAACAAGGGGACCCACGAGAACGTCGAGGGTGCGATCAACTTCTCGCTGGCCGGCTTCCGGGGCTGTCTGTTGACGATGCTGAACCTGCTGATGACGCCCGGCGAGATGGGCGCCGTCGGCGGGGTCGCACGGCGCGTCTCCTTCGACCCCGAGCCCCAGACCCTCTCGTGTCCCGACTACGGGCACGCGCTGAGTCCCTCGGGGCAGTACAACACGATGCTGCACCTGGCGGCGGCGAATCGGGTCATAGCGAAGATGATGCTCTCCTCCGACGACGAGGACCTCCGGCGGAAGGCACTGTCGACGACCCACGCACAGTGGAGCATGTGCATCAACGAGGGGACCAACCAGCGGGGCGACTACTTCGTCGGCCCGATGCTGGACCAGATGGTCGGCACCTCGGCGGCGACGCCCTACGAGGACGGCCAGTTCGCCGACGGCGTCCCCTACGTCCCCGAGGGCATCGGCCCGAACGTCGAGACCTACGAGCGGGACTGGCCGCTTCTGTACCTCTACCGACGGGAGCAGCCCAACTCCGGCGGGAGCGGCTACCGCAGGGGCGGCACCGGCGGCGAGATCGCCTACATCCAGCACAAGGGCGGGTTCGTGCCCGGCGTCTACACCCACGACACCCAGCCGAAGACGCTGGGACTGATGGGCGGCGGCCCGGCCTCGCGGATGCAGCTGCAGTTCGTCCGCGACGCCGACTACGAGGAGCGGTTCGACCGGGGCGAACTCCCCGAGAGCGCCGACGAACTGGAGGGCGACGTCGACTACCCGCCACCGAAGGGGTTCGGCACCGAACTCGGCGAAAACGACGTCGTCGAGCTGGCGTGGATGGGCGCCGGCAGTTACGGCGACCCGCTCGACCGCGAGCCCGACCGCGTGGCGGCCGACGTCGAGGAGGGCCACGTCACCGAGGCCTACGCCCGCGAGGAGTACGGCGTCGTTCTGACCGACGACGGCGACGTCGACACGGAGGCCACCAGCGAGCGACGGGCCGAGATCCGCGAACAGCGGCTCGACGAGGCCAGAACCGACTTCGAGGAGCTGACGGAGTGA
- a CDS encoding hydantoinase/oxoprolinase family protein: protein MKYVGSVDIGGTFTDCTLMDAEGNVYTSKARSTPEDDFRSGFFESIDRAGRKAGEDIDDLMEQLTRITHGTTVATNAIVEDESADIGLLTTQGHEDTLTMMRGRGRVTGEPPENTLRVAEMRRPDPLVPRERTAGVTERVDDEGDVVVDLNEAQLEAALDDLAAEDVDGLAVSFLWSFKHPDHERRAAEIIEETLDEDVYLSLSHEVSPTLGEYERTVATAVNAKVGPLIEEYLENLETTLREEYDFTGTFLLMGANGGCYTPSQAMDLPIMLIGSGPVGGLKGCERLAEETDEMANVLATDMGGTSFELGVLQDRRPLVQEETMVQKYVYNVPKLDVESIGAGGGSLATVSEGQISVGPQSAGADPGPACYDRGGDQPTVTDADLYLGFIDPETTFGTGELSPSTELAEAALERAGERLGQSPTQFAAGVFEVTNTKMANLIEKNVIGRGYDPRDFNVISYGGAGPIHASGYADKLDVESILVPGEISPVWSAYGILNTDIRQEVEQQVVHLQPFDAEDVESEYQELESQGREMLDAEGVDPEDVSFERYALMRFEGQYHELEIPVPSPVTDASALAERFESEYRQRYSAAALFSEARAEIQAIRVEPVAEVETFERATAPTTDQVPDAAAKGTREVYWPASERTIETEVYDGTKLQPGNVIEGPTVIDMSNTAIVANGNQTVRQNSYRDFVIEAGGDDHGS from the coding sequence ATGAAGTACGTCGGATCGGTCGACATCGGCGGGACGTTCACGGACTGTACGTTGATGGACGCCGAGGGCAACGTCTACACGAGCAAGGCCCGGAGTACGCCGGAGGACGACTTCCGCTCGGGGTTCTTCGAGAGCATCGATCGGGCCGGACGGAAGGCCGGCGAGGACATCGACGATCTGATGGAGCAGCTGACGCGGATCACGCACGGGACGACGGTGGCGACCAACGCCATCGTCGAAGACGAGAGCGCCGACATCGGCCTGCTCACGACGCAGGGCCACGAGGACACGCTCACGATGATGCGCGGCCGGGGGCGAGTGACCGGCGAGCCGCCGGAGAACACGCTCCGCGTCGCTGAGATGCGGCGGCCGGACCCGCTCGTCCCCCGCGAGCGGACGGCGGGCGTGACCGAGCGCGTCGACGACGAGGGGGACGTGGTCGTCGACCTGAACGAGGCGCAACTGGAGGCCGCCCTCGACGACCTCGCGGCCGAGGACGTCGACGGGCTGGCGGTGTCGTTCCTCTGGTCGTTCAAGCATCCCGACCACGAACGCCGGGCCGCCGAAATTATCGAGGAGACGCTCGACGAGGACGTCTACCTCAGCCTCTCACACGAGGTATCCCCCACGCTCGGCGAGTACGAGCGGACCGTGGCGACGGCGGTCAACGCCAAGGTCGGCCCCCTGATCGAGGAGTACCTCGAGAACCTCGAGACGACGCTGCGCGAGGAGTACGACTTCACGGGGACCTTCCTCCTGATGGGGGCAAACGGCGGCTGTTACACGCCGTCGCAGGCGATGGACCTGCCCATCATGCTCATCGGGTCTGGCCCGGTCGGCGGGCTGAAGGGCTGTGAGCGCCTCGCCGAGGAGACCGACGAGATGGCAAACGTCCTGGCGACCGACATGGGCGGGACCTCCTTCGAGCTGGGTGTCCTTCAGGATCGACGACCGCTCGTCCAGGAGGAGACGATGGTCCAGAAGTACGTGTACAACGTCCCGAAGCTGGACGTCGAGTCCATCGGTGCCGGGGGCGGGTCGCTGGCGACGGTCTCGGAGGGCCAGATCAGCGTCGGCCCACAGAGCGCCGGCGCCGACCCCGGGCCCGCCTGCTACGACCGGGGCGGCGACCAGCCGACCGTCACCGACGCGGACCTCTATCTGGGGTTCATCGACCCGGAGACGACGTTCGGGACCGGCGAGCTCTCGCCGTCGACCGAGCTGGCGGAGGCGGCGCTTGAACGCGCCGGCGAACGGCTCGGCCAGTCCCCGACACAGTTCGCCGCCGGGGTCTTCGAGGTGACGAACACCAAGATGGCGAACCTCATCGAGAAGAACGTCATCGGCCGCGGGTACGACCCGCGGGACTTCAACGTCATAAGCTACGGGGGCGCCGGGCCGATCCACGCCTCGGGGTACGCCGACAAACTCGACGTCGAGTCGATCCTCGTCCCCGGCGAGATCTCGCCGGTCTGGTCGGCCTACGGGATTCTCAACACCGACATTAGACAGGAGGTCGAACAGCAGGTGGTCCACCTCCAGCCGTTCGACGCCGAGGACGTCGAGTCGGAGTACCAAGAACTCGAATCGCAGGGCCGGGAGATGCTGGACGCCGAGGGGGTCGACCCCGAGGACGTCTCCTTCGAGCGGTACGCGCTGATGCGTTTCGAGGGGCAGTACCACGAACTCGAGATTCCGGTACCGTCGCCCGTCACCGACGCGTCGGCGCTGGCCGAACGGTTCGAATCGGAGTACCGCCAGCGGTACAGCGCCGCCGCGCTGTTCTCGGAGGCGCGCGCGGAGATACAGGCCATCCGCGTCGAGCCCGTCGCGGAGGTCGAGACGTTCGAGCGCGCGACGGCGCCCACGACCGACCAGGTCCCCGACGCCGCGGCCAAGGGGACACGGGAGGTCTACTGGCCGGCGTCCGAACGAACGATCGAGACGGAGGTGTACGACGGCACCAAACTCCAACCGGGCAACGTCATCGAGGGACCGACAGTGATAGACATGTCGAACACGGCGATCGTCGCCAACGGCAACCAGACGGTCAGACAGAACAGCTATCGTGACTTCGTGATCGAGGCGGGAGGTGACGACCATGGCAGCTGA